The Sporomusa termitida genome has a window encoding:
- a CDS encoding sigma-54 interaction domain-containing protein yields the protein MQSLLIKDVVTTRIIEVNPLMPLADIAAHFKSDKQAAVILQADGQWGLITAKQLQCPGIYARDMASFKTVLRPVSYLSQALYSMPAELITQIILFEEAGKIAALSTPELILAALLARLQLQQTQLSAVLDTVNEAVCVINKTNQVVIWNKRAEKLYGIGAEDILGNCIDDFFTNLLVKQAAAEQLTVKDQYHKPCSNTHVLINAAPILLEGQTVGGVSAERDITEIVNLNQELSRTSKKVRSLENQIDKINTGTDAFASISGHSAGILAAVGMARRVAATNVPLLLRGESGTGKEVFARAVHIASGRKGNFIEINCGAIPASLFESELFGYQSGAFTGADKKGKAGLVELADNGTLFLDEIGELPKEMQVKLLRVLQEKKFYRVGGAKPVQVDVRIVSATHRDLEDMITSGDFRDDLYYRLNVVTLQLPPLRSRREDIPELVYRGLKHFSTLHNTQTDINKVDPALMAAFLEHDWPGNVRELNNILERLVILADGDTLTTGSLPTNFKAGYQQGKTTNTAGLTTIPELTTLERALIEQTLKEAKFNKAVAAKKLGIPRSTLYYKMRQLNLAVDNVSYLTPPSKN from the coding sequence GTGCAGTCTTTGCTGATTAAAGATGTGGTTACAACCAGAATTATTGAGGTTAATCCCTTGATGCCGCTTGCCGATATTGCCGCCCATTTTAAAAGTGACAAGCAAGCTGCCGTCATCCTGCAGGCTGATGGTCAATGGGGTTTAATTACAGCCAAACAACTGCAATGTCCGGGAATTTATGCCCGGGATATGGCCTCGTTTAAGACTGTTCTCAGACCGGTTTCCTATTTGTCTCAAGCCCTTTACAGTATGCCTGCTGAGCTTATCACCCAGATTATCCTGTTCGAAGAAGCAGGTAAAATAGCAGCCCTAAGCACGCCTGAGCTGATATTGGCCGCGCTGCTTGCCAGACTTCAGCTGCAGCAGACCCAACTGTCTGCAGTGCTGGATACAGTCAATGAAGCGGTATGTGTAATTAATAAAACCAATCAGGTAGTGATCTGGAATAAGCGGGCGGAAAAACTGTATGGCATTGGGGCCGAAGATATATTGGGCAACTGCATTGATGATTTTTTTACGAATTTACTGGTAAAGCAGGCCGCGGCCGAACAGCTTACTGTTAAAGATCAGTATCATAAACCCTGTTCCAATACGCATGTGCTGATTAATGCCGCGCCAATACTGCTTGAGGGCCAAACAGTCGGCGGCGTATCGGCCGAACGTGATATCACCGAGATTGTAAACCTTAATCAGGAACTCTCGCGCACCAGCAAAAAAGTCCGTTCACTGGAAAACCAAATTGATAAAATCAACACCGGCACTGATGCCTTTGCCAGCATCAGTGGCCATAGTGCCGGGATATTGGCAGCCGTTGGTATGGCCAGAAGGGTGGCGGCCACAAATGTTCCGCTGTTGCTCAGGGGAGAAAGTGGTACCGGTAAAGAGGTATTTGCCCGGGCCGTTCATATTGCCAGCGGCCGGAAGGGTAATTTTATTGAGATTAACTGTGGTGCTATTCCTGCCAGTCTGTTTGAGAGCGAGTTGTTCGGTTATCAGTCAGGAGCCTTCACCGGGGCTGATAAAAAAGGAAAAGCCGGCTTAGTTGAGCTTGCTGACAACGGGACTCTTTTTCTTGATGAGATCGGTGAACTGCCTAAAGAAATGCAGGTAAAACTACTGAGAGTGCTGCAGGAAAAAAAGTTTTACCGGGTTGGCGGCGCCAAACCGGTCCAGGTGGATGTTCGTATCGTTTCGGCAACACACCGTGATCTGGAGGATATGATTACGAGCGGTGATTTCCGTGATGACTTGTATTACCGGCTCAATGTAGTTACCTTGCAATTACCGCCCTTGCGCTCCAGGCGGGAAGACATTCCGGAATTAGTCTACAGGGGACTAAAACATTTTAGTACCCTGCATAATACTCAGACCGATATTAACAAAGTAGACCCGGCTCTAATGGCCGCTTTCCTGGAGCATGACTGGCCTGGTAATGTTCGTGAACTCAATAATATTTTAGAACGCCTGGTTATTCTGGCCGATGGCGATACCCTGACGACAGGAAGTCTGCCAACTAATTTCAAAGCCGGGTACCAGCAGGGCAAAACAACAAATACTGCCGGGCTGACAACAATCCCGGAGCTGACAACACTTGAGCGCGCCTTAATCGAGCAAACCCTTAAAGAGGCCAAGTTCAACAAGGCAGTCGCAGCTAAAAAGCTGGGGATTCCGCGCAGTACCTTATATTATAAAATGCGGCAATTAAACCTGGCAGTAGACAATGTCAGTTATCTGACACCACCATCTAAAAACTGA
- the pgeF gene encoding peptidoglycan editing factor PgeF gives MGDFIVKHNTNGVWYGEFASLSAKGIKHGISTRLGGQSSAPFASLNLGLHVGDDTGVTWQNRQAFCQALGLSADHAVTAEQVHGAVVYQVNAQDAGRGSRHYHEAIKDTDALITNVPGIPLMLFFADCVPVIIVDPVQKAIGISHAGWKGTIAKIGQKTLLAMGQQYTTNPADCLVGIGPAIGPCCYEVDKVVINKLQENFSCWEELVTPAGDHWHLNLWEANRQQLREIGVLDENISLSGICTACNTQIFYSHRAEAGRTGRIGVVIAL, from the coding sequence ATGGGAGATTTTATAGTAAAACACAACACGAACGGCGTGTGGTATGGAGAATTTGCCAGCTTGTCGGCCAAAGGGATTAAACACGGTATATCAACACGCCTGGGGGGACAAAGTTCCGCCCCGTTTGCCAGTCTCAACCTGGGACTGCACGTTGGCGACGATACCGGCGTAACCTGGCAAAACCGCCAGGCTTTTTGCCAGGCTCTGGGCTTATCCGCAGACCATGCGGTTACCGCCGAGCAGGTACACGGCGCTGTAGTTTACCAGGTAAATGCCCAGGATGCCGGACGTGGTTCCCGGCATTATCATGAAGCAATTAAAGACACCGATGCCTTGATTACTAATGTTCCGGGCATACCGCTCATGTTGTTCTTTGCCGACTGCGTGCCTGTGATTATCGTTGACCCGGTACAAAAAGCCATCGGCATCAGTCATGCCGGCTGGAAAGGTACTATAGCAAAAATCGGACAAAAAACCCTCCTCGCCATGGGACAGCAATATACGACGAATCCGGCCGACTGCCTGGTGGGGATTGGCCCTGCCATCGGCCCTTGCTGCTATGAAGTAGATAAGGTTGTCATCAATAAGCTGCAGGAAAATTTTAGCTGTTGGGAAGAGTTAGTCACTCCAGCCGGCGATCACTGGCACCTCAATCTCTGGGAAGCCAATCGCCAACAGTTGAGGGAAATTGGGGTTTTAGACGAGAACATCAGCCTAAGCGGCATATGTACTGCCTGCAATACGCAAATTTTTTATTCCCACCGCGCTGAAGCCGGCCGTACAGGCCGGATCGGCGTAGTGATTGCCCTCTAA
- the fusA gene encoding elongation factor G: MKEYKSDRLRNVGIVAHGGAGKTSLTEAMLFNSGAVNRLGRVDDGSATTDFEPEEIKRKVTISAALAPCEWNDHKINFVDTPGYADFVAEVKSVLRAVDSVCVVLCAASGVEVETEKVWSYANELGLPRIGFINKMDRENADFYSVVESMKEKFGNGVVPVHLPIGAQDSFQGIVDVLKMKAYLPSKNGREYTEIAVPAELLAKCEEARTALIEAAAEGDDELLTKYLEGEELSNEEVRIGLLAAIAQAKVFPVLCGSALKNIGITQMLDSIINYLPAPGTNPVTGYHPVTKDPVARSAADPFSAMVFKTTADPFVGRLSYIRLYSGTMKPDSSLYNATREKSERVGTIFTLRGKQQDPVTAVHAGDIVVVAKLQETATGDSLCDKDKPIIFAPVSYPKPMFVRSIETKNKGDEDKIGQALARLMDEDPTFKVRKDVETRQLLISGMGELHLDIMTERMKRKFGVETLLTSPKVPYRETIRGSAKVEGKHKKQSGGHGQYGHVWLQLDPLAPGAEFEFVDSIFGGAVPRQYIPAVEKGVRDALAGGLLAGYPMVDVKVTLTDGSYHTVDSSEMAFKIASAMALRKGVLQAKPVLLEPIYAVEVLVPESYMGDVIGDLNTKRGRIQGMEPIGGGLGRVKAQVPLAEMFRFSIDLRSITQGRGSFDMNFSHYEDVPARIAEAIIAGAKKDKVEEA, translated from the coding sequence ATGAAAGAGTACAAGAGCGACAGGTTAAGAAATGTTGGAATTGTTGCCCACGGGGGAGCCGGCAAGACATCCTTGACAGAAGCCATGTTATTTAATTCTGGCGCGGTAAACCGTTTAGGACGTGTTGATGATGGTTCGGCAACAACTGACTTTGAACCGGAAGAGATTAAACGCAAGGTCACTATCAGTGCTGCTTTGGCCCCTTGTGAATGGAACGATCATAAAATAAATTTTGTGGATACTCCCGGTTACGCTGATTTCGTAGCTGAAGTTAAGAGTGTCCTGCGGGCTGTCGACAGTGTGTGTGTTGTATTATGCGCCGCCTCCGGGGTAGAGGTGGAAACGGAAAAAGTATGGAGTTACGCGAATGAACTGGGCTTGCCCCGTATAGGCTTTATTAATAAAATGGACCGGGAAAACGCCGACTTTTATAGTGTTGTCGAAAGCATGAAGGAAAAATTCGGCAACGGTGTTGTCCCGGTTCACTTGCCTATCGGTGCCCAGGATAGCTTTCAGGGTATTGTCGATGTACTAAAAATGAAAGCCTATTTACCGTCAAAAAACGGCCGCGAGTACACGGAAATTGCTGTCCCCGCCGAGCTGCTGGCTAAGTGCGAAGAGGCCCGGACGGCACTTATTGAGGCAGCGGCCGAAGGTGATGATGAGCTCTTAACCAAATATCTGGAGGGCGAAGAGCTGAGTAATGAAGAGGTGCGTATCGGGTTATTGGCGGCAATTGCTCAGGCTAAAGTATTCCCTGTACTCTGCGGCTCAGCTCTTAAAAACATTGGGATAACGCAGATGCTGGACTCAATTATCAACTATCTGCCGGCCCCGGGTACCAATCCGGTTACCGGTTATCATCCGGTAACCAAAGATCCTGTGGCAAGAAGCGCTGCCGACCCTTTCTCAGCCATGGTATTTAAGACAACAGCCGACCCCTTTGTCGGCCGCCTTAGCTATATCCGGCTATATTCAGGCACCATGAAACCTGACAGCTCATTATACAATGCAACCAGAGAGAAATCTGAGCGCGTCGGCACAATCTTCACTCTGCGCGGCAAACAGCAGGACCCGGTGACTGCCGTTCATGCCGGCGATATCGTGGTAGTGGCTAAGCTGCAGGAGACAGCCACCGGTGATTCACTCTGCGATAAAGACAAACCAATTATATTTGCACCAGTTTCCTATCCCAAACCAATGTTCGTCAGAAGTATCGAGACCAAGAACAAAGGTGATGAGGACAAGATTGGCCAGGCCTTGGCCCGCCTCATGGACGAAGATCCCACCTTTAAAGTGCGTAAAGATGTGGAAACCCGTCAATTGCTGATCTCCGGTATGGGCGAACTGCATCTGGATATTATGACTGAGCGTATGAAACGTAAGTTTGGCGTCGAAACACTGCTTACCAGCCCCAAGGTGCCTTACCGGGAGACAATTCGCGGTTCAGCCAAGGTCGAAGGCAAGCACAAAAAACAGAGTGGCGGTCACGGCCAGTACGGGCATGTCTGGCTGCAGCTTGATCCGCTGGCGCCAGGAGCGGAATTTGAATTTGTTGATTCTATCTTTGGCGGTGCCGTGCCGCGTCAGTATATCCCGGCCGTTGAAAAAGGGGTCCGGGATGCTTTAGCCGGCGGCCTGCTTGCCGGCTACCCCATGGTTGATGTCAAAGTCACCCTGACTGACGGTTCCTATCATACAGTTGACTCATCAGAAATGGCTTTTAAAATCGCCAGCGCCATGGCCCTGCGTAAAGGTGTGCTGCAGGCCAAACCTGTACTGCTGGAACCAATCTATGCCGTAGAAGTCCTTGTACCCGAGTCCTATATGGGCGACGTCATCGGCGACTTAAATACCAAACGCGGCCGCATTCAGGGCATGGAGCCCATCGGCGGCGGCTTAGGCCGGGTTAAAGCGCAGGTACCGCTGGCTGAAATGTTCCGCTTCAGTATCGATCTTCGCTCTATTACGCAGGGGCGCGGCTCTTTTGACATGAATTTTTCTCACTATGAAGACGTGCCGGCCCGGATAGCAGAAGCTATTATCGCCGGCGCCAAGAAGGATAAAGTGGAAGAAGCATAA
- a CDS encoding cob(I)yrinic acid a,c-diamide adenosyltransferase yields MSKVYTKTGDKGTTGLLTGERVKKTSARVEAYGSIDEINSALGLARASCTSLKAREAIFKLQKLLMLFMADLASNGIKQYYVTADHVADLEQMIDEFDASLPPLTGFIVPGETPGAAALDLARTVTRRAERQTLRFKEQEAETPVNEQLLICINRLSDLCFVLARFETENSK; encoded by the coding sequence ATGAGTAAAGTTTATACCAAAACCGGCGATAAAGGCACGACCGGCCTGTTAACCGGTGAGAGAGTCAAAAAAACCAGTGCCAGGGTCGAGGCTTATGGTAGTATTGACGAGATAAACTCAGCGTTAGGTCTGGCCCGGGCCAGCTGCACCAGTCTTAAAGCTAGAGAGGCCATATTCAAACTGCAAAAACTCCTTATGCTGTTTATGGCTGATTTGGCAAGCAACGGTATAAAGCAGTATTACGTTACAGCCGACCATGTTGCGGACCTTGAACAGATGATTGACGAGTTTGATGCCAGTCTGCCACCGCTAACAGGGTTTATTGTGCCTGGTGAAACACCGGGGGCAGCTGCGCTTGATCTGGCACGTACTGTTACCAGACGGGCTGAACGACAGACTTTACGGTTTAAAGAGCAGGAAGCAGAAACGCCGGTAAACGAGCAACTGCTTATCTGTATCAACCGTTTGTCTGATTTATGTTTTGTCTTGGCCCGGTTTGAAACAGAAAACAGCAAATAG
- the ndk gene encoding nucleoside-diphosphate kinase codes for MESTLVLLKPDAVRRKLCGEILSRFERKGFTLTALKLLRLTPAMAASHYQEHSGKPFYPALIDFITASPVVAMVLTGPDAIKLVRAMMGPTNPVAAPPGTIRGDYATVMSENIIHGSDSPASAQREIAIYFSEQELI; via the coding sequence ATGGAAAGTACCTTAGTACTCTTAAAACCTGATGCCGTCCGGCGAAAACTCTGCGGTGAAATCCTCAGCCGGTTTGAGCGTAAGGGATTTACCCTAACGGCACTCAAATTGCTCAGGCTAACACCGGCAATGGCTGCCAGCCACTACCAGGAGCATAGCGGCAAACCCTTTTATCCTGCGCTTATTGACTTCATCACTGCCAGCCCGGTAGTGGCCATGGTGCTGACCGGTCCCGATGCTATTAAGCTCGTTCGGGCCATGATGGGGCCGACAAATCCTGTTGCTGCGCCGCCAGGGACCATCCGCGGCGATTATGCCACAGTCATGTCTGAGAATATTATCCATGGCTCAGATAGTCCGGCCAGCGCCCAGCGGGAAATTGCCATTTATTTTTCTGAACAGGAACTTATTTAA